One segment of Bradyrhizobium sp. CB2312 DNA contains the following:
- a CDS encoding biotin/lipoyl-binding protein — translation MLELMICSLVTILPDYLYRRYVQGKRFGKEITFFSVWYELRWGITGCLMLTVSLITMIFYFHPSTSSATLYFRTVPVMPVGVAGRVAEVNVGVSAAVKKGDVLFRLDGAKQEAAVETAKRKIAEVDASMMSAKADVVKADAQIGEAKANLQQAKDELDVKSELQRRNPGIVPQRDIEKLQVLVDQRQSGVDAANAVKESAVLRVSTLLPAERASAEAALAEAQVNLDQTIVRAGVDGRVEQFLLRTGDVVNQLLRPAGVLIPDGAGRNVLQAGFGQIEAQVMKPGMVAEATCISKPWVIIPMVITTVQDYIAAGQFQGGQQLLEAQNAVKPGTILVFLEPLYKGGLDGVTPGSSCVVNAYTSNHEEISAKDTPSGRKFALHVVDATGLVHALLLRIQALLLPIQTLVLSGH, via the coding sequence ATGCTTGAGCTCATGATTTGCTCCCTGGTGACGATCCTGCCCGATTACCTCTATCGCCGCTACGTCCAGGGCAAGCGTTTCGGCAAGGAGATCACCTTCTTCTCGGTCTGGTACGAGCTGCGCTGGGGCATCACGGGATGCCTGATGCTGACGGTGTCGCTGATCACCATGATCTTCTATTTCCATCCGTCGACATCGAGCGCGACGCTTTATTTCCGCACCGTGCCGGTCATGCCGGTCGGCGTCGCCGGCCGCGTGGCCGAGGTGAATGTCGGCGTCAGCGCAGCGGTGAAGAAGGGGGACGTGCTGTTCAGGCTGGACGGTGCCAAGCAGGAGGCGGCTGTTGAGACTGCCAAGCGAAAGATAGCCGAGGTCGACGCCTCGATGATGTCAGCGAAAGCCGACGTCGTGAAGGCCGACGCGCAGATCGGCGAAGCCAAAGCCAACCTTCAGCAGGCCAAGGACGAGCTGGACGTCAAGAGCGAGTTGCAGCGTCGCAATCCCGGCATCGTGCCGCAGCGGGACATCGAAAAGCTGCAGGTGCTCGTAGACCAGCGCCAATCTGGCGTGGACGCCGCAAATGCAGTTAAGGAATCGGCGGTCTTGCGCGTCTCGACGCTCTTGCCCGCCGAGAGGGCGAGTGCCGAGGCAGCGCTGGCTGAGGCGCAGGTGAATCTGGATCAGACGATTGTCCGCGCCGGCGTTGACGGGCGGGTCGAGCAATTCCTGCTACGCACCGGTGATGTCGTCAATCAATTGTTGCGGCCGGCAGGGGTGCTCATTCCGGATGGTGCCGGTAGAAACGTCCTGCAGGCCGGCTTCGGTCAGATTGAGGCCCAGGTGATGAAGCCGGGTATGGTCGCGGAGGCGACCTGCATCTCCAAGCCGTGGGTTATCATCCCGATGGTGATCACAACGGTGCAGGATTATATCGCCGCCGGTCAGTTCCAAGGCGGACAGCAACTGCTCGAGGCCCAGAACGCGGTGAAGCCCGGCACGATCCTCGTGTTCCTGGAGCCGCTCTACAAGGGCGGGCTCGACGGCGTCACGCCGGGCTCGAGCTGCGTCGTCAATGCCTATACCAGCAATCACGAAGAAATCTCCGCCAAGGACACCCCGAGCGGCCGGAAGTTCGCGCTCCACGTCGTCGACGCCACCGGCCTCGTTCACGCGCTGCTGCTGCGCATCCAGGCCTTGCTGCTGCCGATCCAGACGCTGGTGCTGAGCGGGCATTGA
- the ppk2 gene encoding polyphosphate kinase 2 — protein MAKDETAEKMKRKDYEKELEKLQVELCHLQEWVRAEKLKVIIIFEGRDAAGKGGTIKALTEKVSPRVFRVCALPAPSDRQKSQLFLQRYIEQFPAGGEIVIFDRSWYNRAGVEYVMGFCSSAEHKRFLELCPLVEKFAVDAGIILIKLWLEVGMEEQERRFMARIEDPLRQWKLSPMDTESFGRWYDYSRARDMMFEATDTKHAPWRLIRSDDKRRARLNVISHILSTIPYKKVKREKVKLPPRSDKGRYNDQASLRGLKFVEERY, from the coding sequence ATGGCCAAGGATGAAACTGCGGAGAAGATGAAGCGGAAGGACTACGAGAAGGAGCTCGAAAAGCTCCAGGTCGAGCTGTGCCACCTCCAGGAATGGGTCAGGGCCGAGAAACTGAAGGTGATCATCATCTTCGAGGGGCGCGATGCCGCCGGCAAGGGCGGAACCATCAAAGCCTTGACCGAAAAGGTCAGCCCGCGCGTGTTCCGTGTGTGCGCCCTGCCCGCGCCCTCCGACCGGCAGAAATCCCAGCTGTTCCTGCAACGCTACATCGAGCAATTCCCGGCCGGCGGCGAGATCGTGATCTTCGACCGCAGCTGGTACAACCGCGCCGGCGTCGAATATGTCATGGGCTTTTGTTCGTCGGCCGAGCACAAGCGCTTCCTCGAATTGTGTCCGCTGGTCGAGAAATTCGCCGTGGACGCCGGCATCATCCTGATCAAGCTCTGGCTCGAGGTCGGGATGGAGGAGCAAGAACGCCGCTTCATGGCGCGCATCGAGGATCCGCTGCGGCAGTGGAAGCTGAGCCCGATGGACACCGAGTCGTTCGGACGCTGGTACGATTATTCGCGTGCACGCGACATGATGTTCGAGGCGACCGATACCAAGCATGCGCCGTGGCGACTGATCCGCTCCGACGACAAGCGGCGCGCACGGCTCAACGTCATCTCGCACATCCTGAGTACGATCCCCTACAAGAAGGTCAAGCGCGAGAAGGTCAAACTGCCGCCGCGGTCGGACAAGGGACGCTACAACGACCAGGCGAGCCTGCGCGGACTGAAGTTCGTCGAGGAACGATACTGA
- a CDS encoding transporter: MHAFFTFLQQNPYLLLFFVVGLAVYIGRASIKGYGLGMVAGAIVVGAGLSVWASTYGVKLELNNFAKSLFYYLFMYGVGLRVGPSFINSLRGDGLKFCLLALVSSVIGLALVVIGAKLFALPTGAAGGMLAGSQTMSAAIGSAEQAITSGVVKLPEGMKPEEASGMIALSYGITYIWGTVGIILICKYLPRWWGVDARAAAKQYETEFGVKDLEGGGLTGYRQFGLRAYRLENPATVGVSIAKFRAINPEYRIVNVGRNGVPQGADPEFVLQKGDVVALGGSTEHLTEKMGLIGPEVADAKTLGIPMDQAEILVTNKEMVGRTFESFRDTAIAGQLQVTKVERGGVQIPAGLKTKLERMDIVSVVGLKSAVNELGEMWGRIARANTSTDLLTLAVGMIIGFLIGMIEFPAFGAKIGLGNAGGLLLSGVIVSSVVSRLRFFGNTPNAARNVLEDLGLIVFVAIVGINAGAGLLAQLTGAVALKIFLVGFIACTIPPFIVWAIGYHVFKINPAVLMGGVAGARSHSGPCREAAVEIQSSVPWIGFPVGYAVSGILLTVFGYFAMILAQ; encoded by the coding sequence ATGCACGCGTTTTTCACGTTCCTCCAGCAGAACCCGTATCTGCTGCTGTTCTTCGTCGTCGGTCTCGCCGTCTATATCGGCCGGGCCAGCATCAAGGGTTACGGCCTCGGCATGGTCGCCGGCGCCATCGTGGTCGGCGCCGGCCTGTCGGTGTGGGCCTCTACTTACGGCGTGAAGCTCGAGCTGAACAATTTCGCCAAGAGCCTGTTCTACTATCTCTTCATGTATGGTGTAGGCCTGCGTGTCGGACCGTCATTCATCAACAGCCTGAGAGGCGACGGCCTCAAATTCTGTCTGCTGGCCTTGGTGTCGAGTGTGATCGGCCTCGCCCTTGTCGTCATCGGCGCGAAACTGTTCGCACTGCCGACCGGTGCGGCCGGCGGCATGCTTGCGGGATCGCAGACCATGTCGGCCGCGATCGGCTCCGCGGAGCAGGCGATTACGTCCGGTGTCGTCAAATTGCCGGAGGGCATGAAGCCCGAGGAAGCCTCCGGCATGATCGCGCTGTCCTACGGCATCACCTACATCTGGGGTACCGTCGGCATCATCCTGATCTGCAAATATCTGCCGCGCTGGTGGGGCGTCGATGCCAGGGCCGCCGCGAAGCAGTATGAGACGGAATTCGGCGTCAAGGATCTCGAAGGCGGCGGCTTGACCGGCTATCGCCAGTTCGGTCTGCGGGCCTACCGGCTGGAAAATCCGGCGACGGTCGGCGTGAGCATCGCCAAGTTCCGCGCGATCAATCCGGAATACCGGATCGTCAATGTGGGCCGCAACGGCGTGCCGCAAGGAGCCGATCCCGAATTCGTGCTGCAAAAGGGCGACGTTGTCGCTCTTGGCGGTTCGACCGAGCACCTCACCGAGAAGATGGGCCTGATCGGTCCGGAGGTCGCCGATGCCAAGACGCTGGGCATCCCCATGGACCAGGCGGAGATTCTCGTCACCAACAAGGAGATGGTGGGACGCACCTTCGAGTCCTTCCGCGACACCGCGATCGCCGGCCAGTTGCAGGTCACCAAGGTCGAGCGCGGCGGCGTGCAGATTCCGGCCGGTCTCAAGACCAAGCTGGAGCGCATGGACATCGTCTCGGTGGTCGGCCTGAAGTCCGCCGTTAACGAGCTCGGCGAGATGTGGGGCCGCATCGCGCGCGCCAACACCTCGACCGATCTGCTCACGCTTGCCGTTGGCATGATCATCGGCTTCCTGATCGGCATGATCGAGTTCCCGGCGTTCGGGGCCAAGATCGGCCTCGGCAATGCCGGCGGCCTGTTGCTGTCGGGCGTGATCGTGTCCTCGGTGGTGTCGCGGCTTCGCTTCTTCGGCAACACGCCGAACGCGGCCCGCAACGTGCTGGAGGATCTTGGCCTCATCGTCTTCGTCGCCATCGTCGGCATCAACGCCGGCGCAGGCCTGCTGGCGCAGCTCACCGGTGCGGTGGCGCTGAAGATCTTCCTCGTCGGCTTCATTGCCTGCACCATCCCGCCCTTCATCGTCTGGGCGATCGGCTATCACGTCTTCAAGATCAACCCGGCCGTGCTGATGGGCGGCGTTGCGGGCGCGCGCTCGCATTCCGGCCCATGCCGCGAGGCCGCGGTCGAGATCCAGAGCTCCGTGCCGTGGATCGGCTTCCCGGTCGGCTATGCCGTCTCGGGCATCCTGCTCACGGTGTTCGGTTACTTCGCGATGATCCTGGCTCAATAG
- a CDS encoding decarboxylase, with protein MSKEPKAAHKRIDQFFSGPGARADDWRDLVEAAKTWARVGNRAAFDAALADLSVTEEFHGYPGMQLMAALREAAAAGDGATSFTLATRIAQALSTRSFRQHAGDWSAKDDGNGDVAELVPPSFGAHTTRRPYFETLIVTGVSSSHWPALAAEWRKLRRPVDAFVYEPVIVGSLEDAFCATMLNPNIAAVIINEGFGLRSRHDAPVLRSIMAAAGLNEETDASALRLAQIIKRVRPELDLYMISNRDVEELAGNPEANVVRRIFYSVEELLELHLSILEGIQDRYDTPFFDNLKKYAQRPIGTFHALPIARGKSIFKSDWIRDMGEFYGPNLFLAESSATTGGLDSMLEPTGNIKKAQEKAARALGADRVFFVTNGTSTSNKMAVQALLAPGDIAIVDRNCHKSHHYGMVLAGAQPLYVEAFPMTEYSMYGAVPLKTIKQALLGAKADGRLDRVKMVDLTNCTFDGHIYNTRRVMEECLAIKPDLIFLWDEAWFGFARFSPFLRRRTAMGAANEIEAWMRDPKSVAAYEKQQAELGKNPSDEVLLKTRLIPDPRQIRLRVYQTNSTHKSMSAIRQGSMLSVKDVEFHTVEQQFKEAVFTHASTSPNQQLIASLDISRRQMELEGYGLVANAMEIAFAIRQAVNNNPLISKYFRVLSADAMVPAQYRQSGFTDYLAAGVNWVNTLKSLDEDEFCLDPTRMTLVCGMAGYDGTQFKGILANEYNIQVNKTSRNSVLLQSNINNTRSDVAHLVRVLAEIAGEVDRGLAQGGANAKKTFEARVKSLMTDVPDLPNFSHFHPSFRGDAGSKTNEGDIRTGFYAAYDVAGCEHIRLNDPEIDRRLKAGPELVSANFVIPYPPGFPIMVPGQVITQETIDFMRKLDVKEIHGYDAKEGLKLVRTEALAKLGRPKPGAQPKLKAAS; from the coding sequence ATGTCCAAAGAGCCCAAGGCCGCGCACAAGCGCATTGACCAGTTCTTTTCCGGACCCGGCGCGCGGGCAGACGATTGGCGTGATCTGGTCGAGGCCGCCAAGACCTGGGCCCGGGTGGGCAATCGCGCGGCCTTCGACGCGGCGCTGGCCGATCTCTCGGTCACCGAGGAGTTTCACGGTTATCCCGGTATGCAGTTGATGGCGGCGCTGCGGGAGGCCGCGGCCGCGGGCGATGGAGCAACCTCGTTCACCCTCGCGACAAGGATCGCCCAAGCGCTGTCGACGCGATCCTTCCGCCAGCATGCCGGCGACTGGAGCGCGAAGGACGACGGCAATGGCGACGTCGCCGAACTGGTGCCGCCGAGCTTCGGCGCGCACACCACACGCCGGCCCTATTTCGAAACCCTGATCGTGACGGGCGTATCATCCAGCCATTGGCCGGCGCTGGCGGCCGAATGGCGCAAGCTGCGGCGGCCGGTCGATGCGTTCGTCTATGAGCCCGTCATCGTCGGCAGCCTGGAAGATGCCTTCTGCGCGACCATGCTCAACCCCAACATCGCCGCGGTCATCATCAACGAGGGCTTTGGCCTGCGCTCGCGGCACGATGCGCCGGTGCTGCGCTCGATCATGGCTGCCGCCGGTCTCAACGAGGAAACCGACGCGTCCGCGCTGCGGCTCGCCCAGATCATCAAGCGCGTCAGGCCCGAGCTCGACCTTTACATGATCTCGAACCGCGACGTTGAAGAACTTGCGGGCAATCCGGAAGCCAACGTCGTCCGCCGCATCTTCTATTCGGTTGAGGAATTGCTTGAGCTGCATCTGTCGATCCTCGAAGGCATCCAGGATCGTTACGACACGCCGTTCTTCGACAATCTCAAGAAATATGCGCAGCGCCCGATCGGGACCTTCCACGCGCTGCCGATCGCCCGCGGCAAGTCCATCTTCAAGTCGGACTGGATCCGCGACATGGGCGAGTTCTACGGCCCGAACCTGTTCCTGGCCGAGAGCAGCGCCACCACCGGCGGTCTCGACAGCATGCTGGAGCCGACCGGCAACATCAAAAAGGCGCAGGAGAAGGCGGCGAGGGCGCTCGGCGCCGATCGCGTCTTCTTCGTCACCAACGGCACCTCGACCTCGAACAAGATGGCGGTGCAGGCGTTGCTCGCGCCCGGCGACATCGCGATCGTCGATCGCAACTGCCACAAGTCGCACCATTACGGCATGGTACTGGCCGGCGCGCAGCCGCTCTACGTCGAAGCCTTCCCGATGACGGAATATTCGATGTACGGCGCGGTGCCGCTGAAGACGATCAAGCAGGCGCTGCTCGGCGCCAAGGCCGACGGCCGGCTCGACCGCGTCAAGATGGTCGATCTCACCAATTGCACCTTCGATGGCCACATCTACAACACCCGCCGGGTGATGGAGGAATGTCTCGCCATCAAGCCGGACCTGATCTTCCTGTGGGACGAGGCCTGGTTCGGCTTCGCGCGCTTCTCGCCGTTCCTGCGCCGGCGCACCGCGATGGGTGCGGCCAACGAGATCGAAGCCTGGATGCGCGATCCCAAATCGGTCGCGGCCTATGAGAAGCAGCAGGCCGAGCTCGGCAAGAACCCGTCGGACGAGGTACTGCTCAAGACCCGGCTCATTCCCGATCCCAGGCAGATTCGGCTGCGCGTCTACCAGACCAACTCGACCCACAAGTCGATGTCGGCGATCCGGCAGGGCTCCATGCTCTCGGTCAAGGACGTCGAATTCCACACCGTCGAGCAGCAGTTCAAGGAAGCCGTGTTCACGCACGCCTCCACCAGCCCGAACCAGCAGCTGATCGCAAGCCTCGATATTTCGCGGCGGCAGATGGAGCTTGAGGGTTACGGCCTCGTCGCCAACGCGATGGAGATCGCTTTCGCCATCCGCCAGGCGGTCAACAATAATCCGCTGATCTCGAAATATTTCCGCGTGCTCAGTGCCGACGCCATGGTGCCGGCGCAGTATCGCCAGAGCGGCTTCACGGACTATCTCGCGGCCGGCGTGAACTGGGTCAATACGCTGAAGAGCCTCGACGAGGACGAGTTCTGCCTCGATCCGACCCGCATGACGCTGGTGTGCGGCATGGCCGGCTATGACGGCACCCAGTTCAAGGGCATCCTGGCCAACGAGTACAACATCCAGGTCAACAAGACCTCGCGCAACTCGGTTCTGCTCCAGTCCAACATCAACAACACCCGCAGCGACGTCGCGCATCTCGTGCGCGTCCTCGCCGAGATCGCGGGCGAGGTCGATCGCGGGCTCGCGCAGGGCGGCGCCAACGCGAAGAAGACCTTCGAGGCGCGGGTCAAGAGCCTGATGACCGACGTGCCCGACCTGCCGAACTTCTCGCATTTCCATCCGAGCTTCCGCGGCGATGCCGGCAGCAAGACCAACGAGGGCGATATCCGCACCGGCTTCTATGCCGCCTATGACGTCGCCGGCTGTGAGCACATCCGCCTCAACGATCCCGAGATCGATCGGCGTCTGAAGGCCGGCCCCGAACTCGTCTCGGCGAACTTCGTGATCCCGTATCCGCCGGGCTTCCCGATCATGGTGCCCGGACAGGTGATCACCCAGGAGACCATCGACTTCATGCGCAAGCTCGATGTGAAGGAGATCCACGGCTACGACGCCAAGGAAGGCCTGAAGCTCGTGCGCACGGAAGCCTTGGCGAAGCTCGGCCGGCCGAAGCCTGGTGCGCAGCCCAAGCTCAAGGCCGCGTCATAG
- a CDS encoding SulP family inorganic anion transporter produces MNTPSNPAWTRFFPPAEWLATYRREWLPSDAIAGITLAAYAIPVSLAYAALAGLPPQVGVYGYMLGGIGYALLGASRQLAIGPTSAISLMIAATVGALAGGDAVRYAQIASLAAFAVAVLCFIAWLFKLSVLVRLVSDSILVGFKAGAGLTIIMSQLPSLLGVPGGGHNFFDRAIKLAGQVGAIHPLVLGIGVVALLLLLVGERRLPGKPVGITIVALAIIVATVLGLPALGVPVTGKIPEGLPALGIPTFGLLEFDDLFPLAAGCVLLAYIEGVSAARSFAAKHGYPLDVRQEFLGLGAANLAAAFGHGYPVAGGLSQSAVNDNAGARTPLALVICSVALGLCLLFFTGLLTNLPKAVLAAIVFAAVYRLVDVRALLRMWQVSRIDFYAAAIALGSVLLLGILQGVLLASIASIFLLLARASRPNVLGRLPGSGRYSDSARHEDVEPLVGIIAFRPEASLLYINAETILETVRVALEKSSGVRLVACDLSASPYIDLAGARMLHELHDELASRKVTLCIVGAHAQLRDLLRSEGLAEKTDSGQWLRSLDSLLGDDQAATAQRTA; encoded by the coding sequence ATGAACACTCCGTCCAATCCGGCCTGGACGCGGTTCTTTCCACCGGCCGAATGGCTTGCAACCTATCGGCGCGAATGGCTGCCGTCCGATGCCATCGCCGGCATCACGCTCGCCGCCTACGCCATTCCGGTCTCGCTCGCTTATGCCGCGCTCGCCGGGCTGCCGCCGCAGGTCGGCGTCTACGGCTACATGCTCGGCGGTATCGGCTATGCCCTGCTCGGGGCCTCGCGCCAGCTCGCGATCGGCCCGACCTCGGCAATCTCGCTGATGATCGCCGCAACCGTCGGCGCGCTCGCCGGAGGCGATGCGGTGCGCTATGCGCAGATCGCAAGCCTTGCGGCCTTTGCCGTGGCGGTGCTGTGCTTCATCGCCTGGCTGTTCAAGCTGAGCGTGCTGGTCCGCCTCGTCAGCGACAGCATCCTGGTCGGCTTCAAGGCCGGGGCCGGGCTCACCATCATCATGAGCCAGCTGCCGAGCCTGCTGGGCGTTCCCGGCGGCGGCCACAATTTCTTCGATCGCGCCATCAAGCTGGCCGGGCAGGTCGGCGCCATCCATCCGCTCGTGCTCGGCATCGGCGTCGTCGCGCTCCTGCTGCTTCTCGTCGGCGAGCGGCGTTTGCCGGGCAAGCCGGTCGGCATCACCATCGTTGCGCTCGCGATCATTGTGGCAACAGTCCTCGGCCTTCCCGCCCTCGGTGTGCCCGTTACTGGGAAGATACCGGAGGGGTTGCCAGCGCTCGGCATCCCGACATTCGGCCTGCTGGAGTTCGACGATCTCTTTCCGCTCGCGGCGGGTTGCGTGCTGCTGGCCTATATCGAAGGCGTGTCGGCGGCCCGCAGCTTCGCCGCCAAGCATGGTTATCCGCTCGACGTTCGCCAGGAGTTTTTGGGATTGGGCGCGGCGAACCTCGCTGCGGCCTTTGGTCACGGCTATCCCGTCGCCGGCGGTTTGTCGCAATCGGCGGTCAACGACAATGCCGGCGCGCGCACGCCGCTGGCGCTGGTGATCTGCTCGGTGGCACTCGGGCTGTGCCTGCTGTTCTTCACGGGACTATTGACCAATCTGCCCAAGGCGGTGCTGGCGGCGATCGTTTTTGCTGCCGTCTACAGGCTGGTCGATGTTCGTGCGCTGCTGCGCATGTGGCAGGTCAGCCGGATCGATTTCTACGCGGCGGCGATTGCCCTGGGCTCCGTGCTCCTGCTCGGCATCCTCCAGGGCGTCCTGCTGGCCTCGATCGCCTCGATCTTCCTGCTGCTGGCGCGGGCCTCGCGGCCGAACGTCCTCGGCCGCTTGCCTGGCAGCGGCCGTTATTCGGACAGCGCAAGGCATGAAGACGTCGAGCCGCTGGTCGGCATCATCGCTTTCCGCCCCGAGGCGTCGCTGCTCTACATCAATGCTGAGACGATCCTGGAAACCGTCCGGGTCGCGCTGGAAAAATCGTCTGGCGTCCGGCTGGTGGCCTGCGATCTCTCGGCCTCGCCCTATATCGATCTGGCGGGTGCGCGGATGCTGCACGAGCTGCATGACGAACTTGCGTCGCGCAAAGTGACCCTCTGCATCGTCGGCGCGCATGCGCAGCTCCGCGACCTCCTGCGTTCCGAAGGGCTCGCGGAGAAGACCGATAGCGGCCAATGGCTGCGGTCGCTCGACAGCTTGCTCGGCGACGATCAGGCGGCAACTGCGCAACGCACGGCCTGA
- a CDS encoding YoaK family protein — protein MSTLDVAAGAVRRDETVEIVMLLAFTGGYIDAYTWIIHGVMANAQTANVIFLWVYAMAGNWAEALHFVPPILAFTVGIVVAAWLRRAAGNRASALGTLVEILFLITIGILHNRLPDLAGTLGISMVAAIQAAMFVKVEGTVCSTVMITGNMRQFVENLFAVVHGGAPFGTLRKSAIFFALCAVFGCGAAAGAFATKALPNLALGIPVVALLIVLLRCEAMPRAGEGR, from the coding sequence ATGAGTACTCTGGACGTCGCTGCCGGCGCGGTGCGCCGCGATGAAACGGTCGAGATCGTCATGCTGCTCGCCTTCACCGGCGGCTATATCGACGCCTATACCTGGATCATCCACGGCGTGATGGCGAATGCGCAGACCGCGAACGTGATCTTCCTCTGGGTCTATGCGATGGCCGGCAATTGGGCGGAGGCCTTGCACTTCGTGCCGCCGATCCTGGCCTTCACCGTCGGTATCGTGGTCGCCGCCTGGCTTCGCCGTGCTGCCGGGAATCGGGCCAGCGCACTCGGCACCCTGGTCGAGATCCTGTTCTTGATCACGATCGGCATCCTGCACAACCGCCTGCCGGACCTCGCCGGAACGCTCGGCATTTCCATGGTCGCGGCGATACAGGCGGCGATGTTCGTCAAGGTCGAGGGAACCGTTTGCAGCACGGTGATGATCACCGGCAACATGCGTCAGTTCGTCGAGAACCTCTTTGCGGTCGTCCATGGCGGAGCGCCGTTCGGGACGCTGCGCAAGTCGGCCATCTTCTTCGCGCTGTGTGCGGTGTTCGGCTGCGGCGCGGCCGCGGGTGCCTTCGCCACCAAGGCCCTTCCCAACCTCGCGCTCGGCATTCCCGTGGTCGCGCTGCTGATTGTCCTCTTGCGCTGCGAAGCGATGCCACGTGCGGGGGAGGGGCGATGA
- a CDS encoding transporter — MDTVRWIIATAPEIFLLLAIAIGTILGRIRIRGFSIGTTACVLIVAVLIGQLGSFSFPPVLRAILFSLFVFTIGYRSGPEFFASLSVRTLAQVVLALVIGATGLVLVLIFAHAFKLDTGTAAGLTAGALTQSSVIGTASGALAQLGLPADVLKQQEANIAAGYAVTYVLGYILTLLFVPFVAPRLMRIDLKAEAKKLEAELAGGVPAKTDNLSYRKFQARAYRVSAAAGRTVEAIETEIGRRTIVERIVRRGADIAPHRDTLLEANDDIVLTGPTAAIVAAEPTIGEEIDADALLQSLPGNVIEVLVENRKLHGRSIREVAEIVGDSARGVFLRALTRMGREVPLGPDTRVYIGDVMTLVGSTNNIARATVQVGHALNASDRTDIAFLATGIAVGLLAGLASVKVGGVALTLGGGGGALIAGLVCGWLRSRKPTMGAMPPAAQQTLSDIGLGGFIAAIGLGNGLAAWSAIQAHGLLLVGMGIVVTLIPMTVGTLVAYYLLRMNPVVTCGALAGAMTVDAAVTGACDVAESQTPVLGVAVPYAVGNVVLTVLGPIVVAATFSG; from the coding sequence ATGGATACCGTCAGGTGGATCATCGCCACCGCACCGGAGATCTTCCTGCTGCTGGCCATTGCGATCGGCACCATTCTCGGCCGCATCAGGATTCGCGGCTTCTCGATCGGCACCACCGCCTGCGTCCTGATCGTCGCCGTCCTGATCGGACAGCTCGGCAGCTTCTCCTTCCCGCCGGTCCTGCGCGCGATCCTGTTCAGCCTCTTCGTCTTCACCATCGGCTACCGGTCAGGACCGGAATTCTTCGCCTCGCTGAGCGTGCGGACCCTGGCGCAGGTCGTGCTGGCGCTGGTGATCGGCGCGACGGGTCTCGTGCTCGTGCTGATCTTCGCCCATGCGTTCAAGCTCGATACCGGAACGGCCGCAGGTCTCACCGCCGGCGCGCTGACGCAATCCTCGGTGATCGGCACCGCCTCGGGCGCACTGGCGCAGCTCGGCCTGCCTGCCGACGTGCTCAAGCAGCAGGAAGCCAATATCGCGGCCGGCTATGCCGTGACCTATGTGCTCGGCTACATCCTGACGCTGCTGTTCGTTCCGTTCGTCGCGCCGCGGCTGATGCGGATCGATCTCAAGGCGGAGGCGAAGAAGCTCGAGGCGGAGCTTGCCGGCGGCGTGCCGGCGAAAACGGACAACCTCTCCTATCGCAAGTTCCAGGCCCGGGCCTATCGCGTCTCGGCCGCAGCGGGTCGCACAGTCGAGGCCATCGAGACGGAGATCGGCCGCCGTACCATCGTCGAGCGGATCGTCCGCCGCGGCGCCGACATCGCGCCGCACCGCGACACCTTGCTCGAGGCGAACGACGACATCGTCCTGACCGGCCCGACTGCGGCCATCGTCGCGGCGGAGCCCACAATCGGCGAGGAGATCGACGCCGACGCGCTGTTGCAGAGCCTGCCCGGCAACGTCATCGAGGTGCTCGTGGAGAACCGCAAGCTGCATGGCCGCTCGATCCGCGAGGTCGCCGAGATCGTCGGCGACAGCGCGCGCGGCGTGTTCCTGCGTGCTCTCACGCGGATGGGCCGCGAGGTGCCGCTCGGGCCCGACACGCGCGTCTATATCGGCGATGTCATGACGCTGGTCGGCAGCACCAACAACATCGCGCGGGCCACAGTGCAGGTCGGCCACGCATTGAACGCAAGCGATCGCACCGACATCGCCTTCCTTGCCACCGGCATCGCCGTCGGCCTTCTGGCCGGCCTTGCCAGCGTCAAGGTCGGCGGGGTCGCCTTGACGCTCGGTGGTGGCGGCGGCGCGCTGATCGCGGGCCTCGTCTGCGGCTGGCTGCGCTCGCGCAAGCCGACCATGGGCGCGATGCCGCCGGCGGCGCAGCAGACGTTGAGCGACATCGGCCTTGGCGGCTTCATCGCGGCGATCGGGCTTGGCAACGGCCTTGCCGCCTGGTCGGCGATCCAGGCCCATGGCCTGCTGCTGGTGGGCATGGGCATCGTCGTCACGCTGATCCCGATGACGGTCGGAACGCTGGTCGCCTATTACCTGCTGCGCATGAACCCGGTCGTGACCTGCGGGGCGCTGGCCGGCGCCATGACGGTCGATGCTGCCGTCACCGGCGCCTGCGATGTCGCCGAGAGCCAGACGCCGGTGCTCGGCGTCGCCGTGCCCTACGCGGTCGGCAATGTCGTGCTGACGGTGCTCGGCCCGATCGTCGTGGCCGCTACGTTTTCGGGATGA